One region of Cucurbita pepo subsp. pepo cultivar mu-cu-16 chromosome LG03, ASM280686v2, whole genome shotgun sequence genomic DNA includes:
- the LOC111790143 gene encoding ethylene receptor 2-like has protein sequence MFKALPSGFLILLLLASVSAADNGFSRCNCDDEGSLWSIESILECQRVSDFLIAVAYFSIPIELLYFVSCSNVPFKWVLFQFIAFIVLCGLTHLLNGWTYGPHSFQLMLALTVFKILTALVSCATAITLITLIPLLLKVKVREFMLKKKTRDLGREVGMILKQKEAGLHVRMLTQEIRKSLDRHTILYTTMFELSETLGLHYCAVWMPNENKTVMNLTHELKDRSFSNGYNVSIPISDSDVIKIKGSDGVNILGPNSALVVANCGESDERGPAAAIRMPMLRVSNFKGGTPEIVPTYYAILVLVLPGGQPRSWSNQELEIIKVVADQVAVALSHAALLEESQLMREKLAEQNRALQQAKENALMASQARNSFQKVMSDGMRRPMHSIMGLLSMLQNESMNDDQRIILDAMVRTGNVVSTLIDDVMEDPIKDSARFPLELDMRSFRLHSMIKEAACLAKCLCAYKGFGFSFEVQRSLPDHVMGDERRVFQVLLHMVGSLLLNDINNQGGGYALFRVVAESGSQGRNDQRWGNWRQSSSDGDVFIRFEVGINKNNSQSKGSIPNVVSGDGRYASDGAEERLSFTICKKLVKLMQGNIWVIPNPQGFTRSMALVLRFQLRPSIAVAMPETGESFEHPHSNSIFRGLQVILADGDDMNRAVTRKMLEKLGCNVIAVCSGYECLTVMAPGGSSIQVVLLDLHMSELDGFEVATRIRKFRSQNQRPVIIALTASAGEDWERCVQIGMNGVIRKPVQLEGIAHEIRRALVQANKVV, from the exons ATGTTCAAGGCATTGCCATCTGGGTTTCTGATTTTGTTATTACTGGCATCTGTTTCTGCTGCCGACAACGGATTTTCGCGATGTAATTGTGATGATGAGGGTAGTTTATGGAGCATCGAGAGCATTTTGGAGTGTCAGCGTGTGAGCGATTTCTTGATTGCTGTGGCCTACTTCTCCATTCCTATTGAGCTTCTCTATTTCGTTAGTTGCTCCAATGTACCCTTCAAATGGGTTCTATTTCAGTTCATTGCCTTCATTGTTCTATGTGGATTGACCCATTTGCTCAATGGCTGGACTTATGGCCCCCACTCCTTCCAGTTAATGCTAGCTCTCACTGTCTTCAAAATCCTCACCGCTCTGGTTTCATGTGCTACTGCTATAACCCTCATCACACTCATTCCTTTGCTTCTCAAGGTGAAGGTGAGAGAGTttatgttgaagaagaagacaaggGATCTAGGAAGAGAAGTTGGAATGATATTGAAGCAGAAAGAAGCTGGCTTACACGTTCGGATGCTTACCCAAGAGATCCGCAAATCGCTCGATCGACATACGATACTTTACACGACCATGTTTGAGTTGTCTGAAACTTTGGGTTTGCACTACTGTGCAGTTTGGATGCCCAATGAGAACAAGACAGTGATGAATTTGACTCATGAGCTGAAAGATAGGAGCTTCTCAAATGGATACAACGTCTCTATACCAATAAGTGATTCTGATGTTATTAAAATCAAGGGCAGCGATGGCGTTAACATTCTTGGGCCTAATTCAGCACTTGTTGTTGCTAACTGCGGTGAGTCTGATGAACGGGGACCGGCAGCAGCGATTAGGATGCCGATGCTTCGTGTTTCCAACTTTAAGGGAGGAACTCCTGAGATAGTTCCGACTTACTATGCAATTTTGGTTTTAGTTCTCCCTGGTGGTCAACCTAGGTCTTGGAGTAACCAGGAACTTGAGATAATAAAGGTGGTTGCTGACCAGGTGGCCGTAGCTCTCTCCCATGCCGCGCTTCTGGAGGAGTCCCAGCTTATGAGAGAGAAACTGGCGGAGCAGAATCGAGCACTGCAGCAGGCCAAGGAGAATGCATTGATGGCAAGCCAAGCTAGAAACTCGTTCCAGAAGGTAATGAGTGATGGGATGAGGAGACCTATGCATTCCATCATGGGTTTGCTTTCGATGTTGCAGAATGAGAGTATGAACGATGACCAAAGAATTATACTCGATGCAATGGTGAGAACTGGCAATGTTGTATCTACATTGATAGATGATGTTATGGAAGACCCAATTAAGGATAGTGCAAGATTTCCGTTGGAGTTGGATATGAGATCCTTTAGGTTACATTCAATGATAAAGGAGGCAGCTTGTCTTGCCAAGTGCTTGTGTGCATATAAGGGCTTTGGTTTTTCCTTTGAAGTTCAGAGGTCTTTGCCCGATCATGTCATGGGCGATGAAAGAAGGGTTTTTCAGGTGCTTTTGCATATGGTTGGTAGCCTATTGTTAAATGACATCAACAACCAAGGAGGAGGATACGCTTTGTTTCGGGTTGTGGCGGAGAGTGGAAGTCAGGGAAGGAATGACCAAAGATGGGGTAACTGGAGACAGAGCTCTTCTGATGGGGATGTGTTTATCAGATTTGAGGTTGGGATAAACAAGAATAATTCTCAATCGAAGGGCTCTATACCGAATGTGGTCTCCGGTGATGGGAGATACGCCAGTGACGGAGCCGAGGAACGCTTGAGCTTTACCATCTGCAAGAAGCTTGTTAAG TTGATGCAAGGGAATATATGGGTAATCCCTAATCCTCAAGGATTTACACGAAGCATGGCACTGGTTCTTCGTTTTCAACTCCGGCCCTCCATAGCAGTGGCCATGCCCGAGACTGGCGAGTCGTTTGAGCATCCACACTCCAACTCCATCTTCAGAGGATTGCAAGTTATTTTAGCAGATGGTGACGATATGAACAGAGCTGTAACACGAAAAATGCTGGAGAAGTTGGGGTGCAACGTGATCGCTGTTTGTTCTGGATATGAATGTCTAACAGTGATGGCACCGGGGGGTTCATCAATCCAAGTGGTGCTGTTGGATCTTCATATGTCAGAATTAGATGGTTTTGAAGTTGCAACGAGGATCAGAAAGTTTAGAAGCCAGAATCAGAGGCCAGTGATCATTGCATTAACAGCAAGCGCGGGTGAAGACTGGGAGAGATGCGTGCAGATCGGGATGAACGGCGTGATTCGAAAACCAGTTCAGTTGGAAGGAATCGCCCATGAGATACGTCGGGCATTGGTGCAAGCAAACAAGGTTGTGTGA